The following are from one region of the Halobacteriovorax vibrionivorans genome:
- a CDS encoding competence protein CoiA family protein, with the protein MNADDGEKHIADVKTVHGSVIEFQHSFITSEERLSRDNFYPKLVWVVDGLRRKRDKEQFFNALKDGVQITPNPMLMKIYTEESRILNEWSSSKVPVFFDFGEEQRNWWLLPFKEGGWSYIVPFSRQNFIDFNLGKTRDEFNSFLRNFIQSYKQLFNRIEANRRRQQVVINSRRRFLPNHVLRRSRRL; encoded by the coding sequence ATGAATGCTGATGATGGTGAAAAGCATATCGCAGATGTTAAAACAGTACATGGTTCAGTAATAGAGTTTCAACACTCATTCATTACAAGCGAAGAAAGGTTATCAAGAGATAATTTTTACCCAAAGTTGGTATGGGTCGTTGATGGCCTCCGTAGGAAAAGAGATAAGGAGCAATTTTTTAATGCTCTAAAAGATGGTGTACAGATTACTCCTAATCCAATGCTGATGAAAATATATACCGAGGAAAGCAGGATTCTTAATGAATGGAGTAGTAGTAAGGTTCCCGTGTTCTTTGACTTTGGAGAAGAGCAAAGAAATTGGTGGTTATTGCCATTTAAAGAAGGGGGGTGGTCTTACATTGTCCCGTTCAGTAGACAAAACTTTATAGATTTTAATTTAGGAAAAACGAGAGATGAATTTAATAGCTTTCTAAGAAATTTTATTCAAAGTTACAAACAGTTATTTAACCGAATAGAAGCTAATAGAAGAAGACAGCAAGTAGTAATAAATTCTAGAAGAAGATTTCTCCCCAATCATGTTCTAAGAAGATCAAGACGTCTTTAA
- a CDS encoding cation transporter, with translation MKKTKVKVDKMDCPSEIKMIEGLMENLDPSVKMVFDLESRTVQFYHSVDKDQILDSLKAISLPGDLISSQEVLDHDIPDIAPSVEAKTLKYLLGINFTMFVVEIILGFYAESTGLLADGLDMLADSFVYGLSLCAVGKSIAMKHKAAYFSGIMQISLGLLCLVEVGRKFYFGSEPLSNYMIVVSVIALIANLWCLILIHKHKDGEVHMKASWIFSANDVIVNTGVIFSGVLVYFLKSNVPDLVIGGIVSLVVIKGGISIIKLSKIKKAEPIKESCCSSNCD, from the coding sequence ATGAAGAAAACAAAAGTAAAAGTAGACAAGATGGACTGCCCTTCGGAAATAAAAATGATCGAAGGATTGATGGAAAACTTAGACCCAAGCGTGAAGATGGTGTTTGATTTAGAGTCTAGGACTGTGCAGTTTTATCATAGTGTAGATAAAGACCAGATACTGGACTCTTTAAAGGCTATTTCTCTTCCCGGTGATTTAATAAGCTCTCAAGAGGTTTTAGATCATGATATTCCAGATATCGCTCCTAGTGTAGAAGCGAAAACGCTAAAATACTTACTCGGTATAAATTTTACGATGTTTGTTGTTGAGATCATTTTAGGGTTTTATGCTGAGTCTACTGGGCTTCTTGCTGATGGGCTAGATATGCTGGCTGATTCATTTGTGTATGGTTTAAGTCTTTGTGCCGTTGGAAAGTCAATTGCAATGAAGCATAAGGCGGCATATTTTAGCGGAATTATGCAAATCTCTCTTGGCCTGCTTTGCTTGGTCGAGGTTGGTAGAAAATTCTATTTTGGAAGTGAGCCACTGTCTAATTATATGATCGTGGTTTCAGTAATTGCACTTATCGCTAACCTTTGGTGTCTTATTTTGATTCATAAGCATAAAGACGGAGAAGTTCACATGAAGGCCAGCTGGATATTTTCTGCTAATGATGTAATCGTTAATACCGGAGTGATTTTTTCCGGCGTTTTGGTATATTTTCTTAAGAGTAATGTTCCTGACCTTGTTATTGGAGGAATTGTCTCTCTTGTTGTAATCAAAGGTGGCATTAGCATAATTAAGCTATCAAAAATTAAGAAAGCAGAGCCTATAAAAGAATCATGTTGTTCAAGTAACTGTGATTAA
- a CDS encoding efflux RND transporter permease subunit codes for MKTLIYFSVYHRGVVLFVTFLLALAGWFSFTQLPIDAVPDITNTQVQVFAQAGGLSAEEAERSITFPIENSMGGISGVKQVRSISRFGLSVVTVVFEDGYDIYRARQLVSERLQSISSDLPEGVEPNLGPISSGLGEIFFYALKYEESDDSKEERFEKLMELRSAQEWLVKPRLLTIPGIAEVNTIGGYEKQFHVIPDPNKLLRFGVSFSSIVDALKKTNMNVGGGYVQQSGEQFVVKGQGLLSDLDDIKNTPLQPLNSVTTLLVKDVAQVKISSELRTGAALVRGKEAVIGTAMMLLGENSRDVSQRVAERVKEIEKTLPSGIKLEVLYDRSDLVNKTLGTIEHNLLTGAGLVILILLFLLGNVRAAVITAVVIPLSLLLTFILMKLFNISGNLLSLGALDFGIIVDGAVIVLDHCVRKLHDAGKELGRRLSREEIQRTIYEATVEIRTASGFGELIIIVVFLPVLALTGIEGKMFQPMAATFALAVFCALALSFSTVPALASTFMSGNVVEKDPWLMQQVERFYKPLLNFAMRFKSITVTVGALAIFLGVLLFSRLGGEFLPQMDEASRTIQFVRPVNISLDQAIKFQEKSESIINKFPQVKSVFSRIGTAEVATDPMGVNLADTFITFKEREEWPKGEGQPETWSELTKDIVKRLEEEIPGQRVLVSQPIQMRFNELLEGTRADVSVKVFGDDFESLVETSEQIASVIRTVPGAGDAETELQGTSPILTVTPKQEILASLGVPKGEILEAISIAMGGEEVGHIYEGVQKFPVLVRLDEKNRSDLNVIRSLPVELGERNLVPLSQAAEVEFDEGYGLINREQTKRRVAVLINPRGVDTETFVRAAQEKVEKEVKLPPGSYLEWGGNFKNLIQARNRLAIFAPLALLLVLAMIYMAFGSVAQTILVFMGVPFALVGGVLALNINNLPFSISAGVGFIALSGISVLNGVVLMNCFNDLRKTGQRGIDLVKRGTVLRIRPVLMTAMVAMFGFVPMMLSTSVGAEVQRPLASVVIGGLFSSTILTLVVLPVLYLIFEKFMKLPEEKMKQV; via the coding sequence ATGAAAACATTAATATATTTTTCCGTTTATCACCGAGGAGTAGTACTCTTTGTTACATTCCTGTTAGCTTTAGCTGGATGGTTTAGTTTTACTCAACTTCCTATTGATGCTGTTCCAGACATAACGAATACTCAAGTACAAGTTTTTGCTCAAGCTGGAGGACTTTCAGCAGAAGAAGCTGAGCGATCAATAACGTTTCCAATAGAAAATTCAATGGGAGGAATTTCAGGAGTAAAACAAGTACGGTCAATCAGCCGTTTTGGTCTATCGGTTGTAACCGTAGTTTTTGAAGATGGATATGATATTTACAGAGCTAGACAATTAGTATCTGAACGCCTTCAGTCAATCTCATCTGACTTGCCGGAAGGAGTAGAGCCAAACCTAGGCCCAATTTCATCTGGTTTAGGAGAAATCTTTTTTTATGCACTTAAGTACGAAGAAAGTGATGACTCAAAAGAAGAACGTTTTGAAAAACTAATGGAACTAAGGTCTGCGCAAGAGTGGCTTGTTAAACCAAGACTTCTTACTATACCGGGAATTGCTGAAGTAAACACTATCGGGGGTTATGAAAAGCAATTTCATGTTATCCCTGACCCAAATAAGCTTTTACGTTTTGGAGTTAGTTTTTCAAGCATAGTTGATGCCCTGAAAAAGACTAATATGAATGTTGGTGGTGGATATGTACAACAATCTGGAGAGCAATTTGTTGTAAAAGGACAAGGTCTACTATCTGACCTTGATGATATAAAAAATACCCCCCTTCAACCATTAAACTCAGTAACAACATTACTAGTTAAAGATGTTGCACAAGTAAAAATATCATCAGAATTGCGAACAGGAGCTGCGCTCGTTCGTGGAAAAGAAGCAGTAATTGGAACGGCAATGATGCTTCTTGGGGAAAATAGTCGTGATGTTAGTCAGCGAGTTGCTGAACGAGTAAAAGAGATTGAAAAAACTCTTCCCAGTGGAATCAAATTGGAGGTCTTGTACGATAGATCAGACCTTGTTAATAAAACTCTCGGTACGATTGAACATAATCTCTTAACTGGTGCAGGACTAGTAATCCTTATATTGTTATTTTTACTTGGAAATGTTCGAGCCGCCGTTATCACGGCCGTCGTTATTCCACTTTCTCTTCTTTTAACATTCATTTTAATGAAGCTATTTAATATTTCTGGAAACCTATTGAGTCTAGGTGCTCTTGATTTTGGGATAATTGTTGACGGTGCTGTAATTGTACTAGATCACTGTGTGCGAAAGCTTCATGATGCAGGAAAAGAATTAGGAAGGCGTTTATCAAGAGAAGAAATACAACGAACAATTTATGAAGCAACTGTTGAAATTCGTACCGCTTCTGGGTTTGGTGAGCTTATAATAATCGTAGTTTTCCTACCAGTACTTGCATTGACTGGTATCGAAGGAAAAATGTTTCAACCAATGGCGGCAACATTTGCATTAGCAGTTTTCTGCGCATTGGCACTTTCCTTTTCAACCGTGCCAGCTCTTGCCAGTACTTTTATGAGCGGAAATGTAGTTGAAAAAGACCCTTGGCTCATGCAACAAGTAGAACGTTTCTATAAGCCTCTCCTTAATTTTGCGATGAGATTTAAGTCGATAACTGTTACAGTAGGTGCTCTAGCGATATTCTTAGGAGTTTTACTTTTTAGTCGACTAGGAGGAGAATTTTTACCTCAAATGGATGAAGCATCGAGAACTATTCAATTTGTTCGTCCTGTAAATATTTCTCTCGATCAGGCCATAAAGTTTCAAGAAAAATCAGAATCTATTATAAATAAATTCCCACAAGTAAAGAGTGTTTTTAGCCGCATAGGAACTGCTGAAGTTGCTACTGATCCGATGGGGGTCAACTTAGCTGACACATTCATTACGTTTAAGGAAAGAGAAGAATGGCCAAAGGGAGAAGGTCAACCTGAAACATGGAGTGAGCTGACTAAAGATATTGTTAAGCGTCTTGAAGAAGAAATTCCTGGACAGCGAGTACTTGTAAGTCAACCTATCCAAATGCGCTTTAATGAGCTTTTAGAAGGTACAAGAGCTGATGTTTCTGTAAAAGTGTTTGGAGATGACTTTGAATCTTTAGTTGAAACATCTGAACAAATTGCTAGTGTTATTCGTACCGTTCCCGGTGCTGGTGATGCAGAGACTGAGCTTCAAGGTACATCACCAATCCTTACTGTTACTCCGAAACAAGAAATTTTAGCATCACTTGGAGTTCCAAAAGGAGAAATTCTTGAGGCCATAAGTATAGCAATGGGTGGAGAAGAAGTTGGGCACATCTATGAAGGTGTTCAGAAGTTTCCCGTTTTAGTTCGTCTTGACGAAAAAAACAGGTCAGATTTGAATGTCATTCGTTCATTGCCTGTGGAGCTTGGAGAAAGAAATCTTGTACCATTAAGTCAGGCTGCGGAAGTTGAGTTTGATGAAGGATATGGACTTATTAACCGAGAACAAACTAAACGTAGAGTCGCAGTACTAATAAACCCAAGAGGAGTTGATACTGAAACATTTGTCCGTGCAGCTCAAGAAAAAGTTGAAAAAGAAGTAAAACTTCCGCCGGGTAGTTATTTAGAGTGGGGAGGAAACTTCAAGAACCTTATTCAAGCAAGAAATCGCTTGGCCATTTTTGCGCCCCTAGCATTACTACTTGTATTAGCAATGATTTATATGGCTTTTGGAAGTGTAGCACAGACAATTCTTGTATTTATGGGAGTCCCCTTTGCCCTAGTCGGAGGTGTTCTCGCTTTAAATATTAACAATCTTCCGTTTAGTATTTCAGCTGGAGTTGGCTTTATTGCGTTATCTGGAATCTCAGTCTTGAATGGTGTAGTCCTAATGAATTGCTTTAATGACTTAAGAAAAACAGGCCAAAGAGGTATAGATTTAGTTAAGCGAGGAACTGTTTTAAGAATTCGTCCAGTATTAATGACCGCAATGGTTGCAATGTTTGGCTTTGTCCCAATGATGCTTTCTACGAGTGTTGGAGCCGAGGTCCAAAGACCATTAGCTTCAGTTGTTATTGGAGGGTTATTTTCATCGACAATACTTACCTTGGTAGTTTTGCCTGTTTTATATTTAATATTTGAAAAGTTTATGAAGCTTCCAGAAGAAAAGATGAAACAAGTGTGA
- a CDS encoding TolC family protein: MYKYILAIMPFLIISQTIYATDCNEPIKSANDFYVCALLKDKRIVSLKFSREEREGRSTEAAQIPNPEVESEFNFDSNKNQNISILQPIEIGGKRSARIEIANAKNNESLIKDQSIKARVATDISQSLVKYRQLSTRISLLEEMKKSLKSFTRRLKGKAVRTPEEKTAVTIFTMQSTVLDTQLLSLKQDFKLTKNLLELSIGRNIKESEKLISRERKNWPVLKKNSVKETFSSKLALASLAQVKGEFEYQRSKAWPEISIGPVMEKQSGSDIEFGAKIEFVLPLFNTNGGAKQESRAKLSKAQSLISRTKLRESTKVRTYFEQYYDIAQFLKNSPSQKNIKKSVSKSLELFSKGMIQPSGIVESYRSTLETLEAVQEKELSIYKLYWMLQSYSGEVPKEFL, from the coding sequence ATGTATAAATACATTTTGGCAATTATGCCCTTTTTAATAATTTCACAAACCATATATGCTACCGACTGTAATGAACCTATTAAGTCTGCAAACGATTTCTACGTTTGTGCACTTTTAAAGGATAAGAGAATTGTTTCACTAAAATTTAGTCGTGAAGAGAGAGAAGGACGTAGTACAGAAGCGGCACAAATTCCGAACCCCGAAGTGGAGTCTGAATTCAATTTCGACTCTAACAAGAACCAAAATATCTCAATTTTACAGCCTATCGAAATTGGCGGGAAAAGATCAGCTAGAATTGAAATTGCAAATGCAAAAAACAATGAATCTTTAATAAAAGATCAATCTATTAAGGCCAGAGTTGCGACCGATATTTCACAGTCTTTAGTGAAATATAGACAGCTTTCTACTAGAATTTCTTTACTTGAAGAAATGAAAAAATCACTTAAGTCATTTACAAGGCGTCTAAAAGGAAAGGCCGTACGTACACCAGAAGAAAAAACGGCAGTCACGATTTTTACTATGCAAAGTACAGTTTTAGACACTCAGCTCCTTTCATTAAAACAAGACTTTAAGTTGACCAAAAATCTCTTAGAGTTGTCAATTGGTCGAAATATTAAAGAGTCCGAAAAGTTAATCTCTAGGGAAAGAAAAAATTGGCCTGTACTAAAGAAAAACTCGGTAAAAGAAACATTTAGCAGTAAGTTAGCTCTAGCCTCTTTAGCTCAGGTCAAAGGCGAATTTGAATATCAAAGAAGTAAAGCGTGGCCAGAAATATCAATTGGCCCGGTTATGGAAAAGCAAAGTGGAAGTGATATAGAGTTTGGCGCAAAAATTGAATTTGTACTACCTTTATTTAATACAAATGGCGGCGCGAAACAAGAAAGTCGTGCCAAGCTATCGAAAGCGCAATCACTTATCAGCAGAACTAAACTTAGAGAGTCGACTAAAGTTAGAACATATTTTGAGCAATATTATGATATTGCTCAATTTCTAAAAAATAGTCCTTCTCAAAAAAATATAAAAAAATCTGTTTCTAAGTCACTAGAACTCTTTTCCAAAGGAATGATTCAGCCATCTGGCATTGTTGAAAGCTATCGTTCAACCCTAGAAACACTAGAGGCCGTACAGGAAAAAGAGTTAAGTATTTATAAATTATACTGGATGCTCCAATCATATTCTGGTGAAGTCCCAAAGGAATTTTTATGA